The Desulfurella amilsii region TTATACAAGTCTTTGTTGTTTTTTTTCATACTATGAATTTTGCGTCTTTAAGTTCTTTAAATATTTCTTCTGCAGCATTAATTGTTATTTCAATATCTTTTTTTGTGTGTGCCGTTGATAAAAAGTTTGCTTCAAATTGAGAAGGGGCAAAATATATACCGCGCTTAATCATACCTAAAAAGAAATTTTTGAATAGTCGTTCATTTGATTTTAATACTTCGGGATAATTTGTGGGCTTATTTTCTGTAAAGAAAAATGTAAAACATGATCCAAAAGAATTTTCGCTCAATGGTATATCGTATGTATTTGCAAGACCCATTGTTCTTGAAACCAAAATTTGTGTGTTTAATTTCAATTGATTGTATGGATTTGTATTTTTTAGCATGTCAAGCGTCGCAATACCTGCTTGCACTGCAATGGGGTTTCCTGATAGTGTGCCAGCTTGATATACTGGCCCTTCTGGACTGACAAGACTCATGATGTCTCTATTGCCTCCATACATAGCAAGGGGAAATCCTCCGCCGATTATTTTGCCTAATATTGTCAAGTCGGGTTTTATATTTTCTAACGTTTGTATACCACCATAACACGCGCGAAAGCCTGTTATAACCTCATCAAAAATAAGCAAGCTATTATACTGATATGTAATATCTCGCAAAAATTGCAAAAAACCAGGTTTTGGTAATACTACACCCATATTTGCAGCAATTGGCTCAACTATTACGCACGCTATGGTGTGTCCGTAGTCTTGAAAGATTTTCTTAACAGCGTCAAAGTCGTTGTACTCGCAAATCAACGTGTGTTTTGCAATATCTTCTATAACACCCTTGCTTGTTGGCACGCCAAATGTGGCAGCACCAGAGCCAGCACCTACAAGCATTCCATCATAGTGTCCATGGTAACAGCCTTTAAATTTAAGACAGTTTTCCCTTTGCGTAAACCCTCTGGCAAGCCTAATAGCACTCATTACAGCTTCTGTGCCTGAATTAACAAAGCGCGTTAGCTCTACTGAGTCAAAAGTCTCTACTATCCTTTTTGCAAGATCAACTTCTGCTTTTGTGCAAGCGCCGTATGTAAAGCCATTTTCTAAGGCTGCTTTTACTTTATTTACGATAGTGTTGTTTGCATGCCCAAGTATATTTGGTCCAAAACTCGAAACATAATCGATAAATTGTCTATCATCTTCACTGTATAGGTATGCGCCTTTTGCGTTTTTGATGAAAATTGGGTCAATACCAACGCTTTTAAATGCCCTAACGGGGCTATTAACACCACCTACAATGTATTTTTTTGCCTCTTCGAATAATTTCTTGCTTTCGTCAAACATTTTTACCTCAAAAAACTAAAGAAATATTCACCGTCTTCACCCAAAAAACTCACTTTTCTTTCTGGGTGCGGCATTAAGCCTAATATATTACCTTTTTTGTTGCAAATACCCGCGATACTTTCAATACTACCATTTGGGTTCGCATGTGTGTTTATATTCCCACTATTATCGCAATATTTAAAAACAATTCTATTTTCGTCGTTTAGTTTTTTTAATGTTGACCCATCGCAGTAAAAATTGCCTTCTTTATGTGCAATGGGCATTTGTAAAACTTCTTTTTCAATGTTTTGTGTTAATTTACATATAGACGTTAGCA contains the following coding sequences:
- the hemL gene encoding glutamate-1-semialdehyde 2,1-aminomutase; this translates as MFDESKKLFEEAKKYIVGGVNSPVRAFKSVGIDPIFIKNAKGAYLYSEDDRQFIDYVSSFGPNILGHANNTIVNKVKAALENGFTYGACTKAEVDLAKRIVETFDSVELTRFVNSGTEAVMSAIRLARGFTQRENCLKFKGCYHGHYDGMLVGAGSGAATFGVPTSKGVIEDIAKHTLICEYNDFDAVKKIFQDYGHTIACVIVEPIAANMGVVLPKPGFLQFLRDITYQYNSLLIFDEVITGFRACYGGIQTLENIKPDLTILGKIIGGGFPLAMYGGNRDIMSLVSPEGPVYQAGTLSGNPIAVQAGIATLDMLKNTNPYNQLKLNTQILVSRTMGLANTYDIPLSENSFGSCFTFFFTENKPTNYPEVLKSNERLFKNFFLGMIKRGIYFAPSQFEANFLSTAHTKKDIEITINAAEEIFKELKDAKFIV